In one window of Prevotella fusca JCM 17724 DNA:
- a CDS encoding DUF4876 domain-containing protein has translation MRRKKITAILLFGLMLLSLNSCTRNEMPVKQSTSKTKLDHLIIKEVFYVGHYWYRDVKEWGMKNLNQMYNDDQYIAIYNPTDEVKYLDGLALCVNAIEPSKAIQFAPKDDFVNRYYGASGISYFPGKGNDYPVNPGQTIIVAKYAIDHKAQFESELEGEDLSKYGGLAAFLDLSKADFEWTNINYDAGRKNNPNVPDMNAILTSTDSKGNVGPSYEFSNVSESNGIALIKLPWTAEEFKKNYADTKDGKGYLHYITVTSSAFGDFYAIEIPFANVIDCITICPRRMFQMRPSKLDRGYNAVTDVSFSSLKQSDYPISSGLALVRRWDGKKFVDDNNTTADFEVKVASLSRKDSKGNAIK, from the coding sequence ATGAGACGAAAGAAGATAACAGCAATCCTGCTCTTCGGACTGATGCTTTTAAGTCTGAACAGCTGTACACGTAACGAAATGCCGGTGAAGCAGTCTACTTCCAAGACAAAGTTAGACCACTTGATTATCAAGGAGGTGTTCTATGTCGGGCATTATTGGTATCGTGATGTGAAGGAGTGGGGGATGAAGAACTTGAACCAGATGTACAATGACGACCAGTATATCGCTATCTACAATCCTACGGACGAGGTGAAGTATCTTGACGGACTGGCTTTGTGTGTCAATGCCATTGAGCCGAGCAAAGCCATTCAGTTTGCACCGAAGGATGATTTTGTCAACCGTTACTATGGTGCTTCAGGCATCTCTTACTTTCCCGGCAAGGGCAATGACTATCCTGTAAATCCCGGACAAACCATTATTGTGGCAAAGTATGCTATCGATCACAAGGCACAGTTTGAGTCGGAACTTGAGGGCGAGGACTTGAGTAAGTATGGTGGTCTGGCTGCTTTCCTTGACTTGAGCAAGGCTGATTTTGAGTGGACGAATATTAACTATGATGCTGGTAGGAAGAACAACCCGAACGTTCCCGATATGAATGCTATCCTCACATCTACGGACAGTAAGGGCAACGTCGGACCGTCTTATGAGTTCTCCAATGTGTCGGAAAGCAATGGTATAGCCCTGATAAAGCTGCCATGGACAGCTGAGGAGTTCAAGAAGAATTATGCTGACACGAAGGATGGTAAAGGATATTTGCATTATATCACCGTCACGAGCAGCGCATTCGGCGACTTCTATGCGATAGAGATACCCTTTGCAAACGTGATAGACTGCATTACCATCTGTCCTCGTCGTATGTTCCAGATGCGTCCGAGCAAGTTGGACAGAGGTTATAACGCCGTTACGGATGTTTCTTTCTCCAGTCTGAAACAGAGCGATTATCCCATCTCTTCCGGGCTTGCATTAGTGAGAAGGTGGGACGGAAAGAAGTTTGTGGATGACAATAATACCACTGCCGACTTTGAAGTAAAGGTCGCTTCGCTGTCAAGAAAGGACAGTAAGGGAAATGCTATAAAGTAG
- a CDS encoding transglutaminase-like domain-containing protein, whose protein sequence is MNKILLSLFLAAVSLSSYAQHFITDPNFRQKVETAFQAKMKVIGKKFYNTKGLRVSPEEEEALRFLYAYMPIADATDYPTAYHLKNIRTALRTRKSMAWGKDVPELLFRHFVLPMRVNNEPLDSSRAIFYRELSERVKGLPMKEAILEVNHWCHERVTYEPSDARTSSPLQSIRTGRGRCGEESTFTVAALRSIGIPARQVYTPRWAHTDDNHAWVEAWADGKWYFIGACEPEPVLNLAWFNEPASRAMLMHTRAFGDYEGPEEVMLRTNNFTEINLIDNYGSTSKIDFKIVDKDGKPADNAKVDFKIYNYAEFYTAVSKYTGEDGTTFLSAGKGDMIVWASKDEQFGFAKATFGKDKSITIKLEYNEKNVPKEADLDIVPPAQNSTLPAVTKAQRDENTRRLTYEDSIRHAYIATFPTTESMKDYRYPEATSYIVKARGNWKTIKAFVEKYANQQERAIQLLSTLSDKDLRDMPMEILEDNMKAKSSQLSPRVESEMILTPFKQFFEKAFAKEAASFRKNPALLVDWIKKNIRMNPDSRAMRIPQTPRSVWESRITDSRSRDIFFVDVARSLGIEARMDFVAWKIQYKQDGKWVDVDFDAAAQQTAKTGKLVLTFTPDGFLDDPKYYSHFSISKIVCGQTWLMNFDEGQVDMGGGATWSNTFKNGATLDEGTYILVTGQRMADGSVLAHSRFFQIEPDKTTTLPLDIRQESEGVKVIGSFNSEDLFDKDGQSVSILSQTGRGYYVLGVLGIGQEPTNHALHDIEKMKDKLDKWGRPFVLLFKNEAEAKKFQAQKGEFPNLPEKTIFGIDKDGTIQQEIAKEMKLRNTEQLPIFIIADTFNRIVFLSQGYTIGLGEQLVKTSSKL, encoded by the coding sequence ATGAATAAAATCTTATTGAGTCTGTTTCTTGCTGCTGTCAGCCTTTCGAGCTATGCACAGCACTTTATTACAGACCCTAATTTCAGACAGAAAGTAGAAACTGCATTCCAAGCCAAGATGAAGGTTATTGGCAAGAAGTTCTATAACACGAAGGGACTTCGGGTGTCTCCTGAGGAAGAGGAAGCCTTACGCTTCTTGTATGCTTATATGCCTATCGCCGACGCAACGGACTATCCAACCGCATATCATCTTAAAAATATACGTACCGCCTTGCGCACAAGGAAGTCTATGGCATGGGGAAAGGATGTCCCAGAATTGCTTTTCAGACATTTCGTTCTGCCTATGCGTGTGAACAACGAACCGCTCGATAGCTCACGTGCAATCTTCTATCGTGAACTGAGCGAGCGTGTAAAAGGTCTTCCTATGAAGGAGGCCATCCTTGAGGTAAACCACTGGTGCCATGAGCGTGTTACCTACGAGCCTTCTGATGCTCGTACTTCTTCACCACTGCAGTCTATCCGCACGGGTCGTGGACGTTGTGGAGAGGAGAGTACCTTTACGGTAGCAGCTCTCCGTTCTATCGGTATCCCAGCCCGTCAGGTCTATACACCTCGCTGGGCACATACGGACGATAACCATGCTTGGGTTGAGGCTTGGGCGGATGGCAAATGGTATTTTATTGGTGCCTGCGAGCCTGAACCAGTGCTTAACCTTGCTTGGTTCAATGAGCCTGCATCACGTGCTATGCTGATGCACACACGTGCCTTTGGTGACTACGAGGGTCCTGAGGAGGTGATGTTACGTACAAACAACTTCACCGAAATTAACCTTATTGATAACTATGGTAGTACGTCAAAGATTGATTTCAAGATAGTTGATAAGGATGGTAAGCCTGCCGACAATGCAAAGGTAGACTTCAAAATCTATAACTATGCCGAGTTCTATACCGCTGTATCTAAGTACACTGGCGAGGATGGTACGACCTTCCTCTCTGCTGGTAAGGGTGATATGATTGTTTGGGCATCCAAGGACGAGCAGTTTGGCTTTGCCAAGGCTACCTTTGGAAAGGACAAGTCGATTACCATCAAACTGGAATATAACGAGAAGAACGTACCAAAGGAGGCAGATCTCGACATCGTTCCACCTGCTCAGAACTCCACATTACCTGCCGTTACCAAGGCACAGCGTGATGAGAACACACGTCGGTTGACTTACGAGGATTCAATCCGTCATGCTTACATCGCTACTTTTCCTACGACAGAGAGTATGAAGGATTATCGTTACCCAGAGGCTACATCTTATATTGTCAAGGCACGTGGTAACTGGAAGACTATCAAGGCTTTTGTGGAGAAGTATGCAAATCAGCAGGAACGTGCCATCCAGTTGCTCAGTACTTTGAGCGACAAGGACCTTCGTGATATGCCAATGGAAATCTTGGAGGATAACATGAAGGCAAAGAGTAGCCAACTCTCTCCACGTGTTGAGAGCGAGATGATTCTCACGCCGTTCAAACAATTCTTTGAAAAAGCCTTTGCCAAAGAGGCTGCCAGCTTCCGTAAGAACCCAGCCTTATTGGTAGATTGGATTAAGAAGAATATCCGCATGAACCCCGATAGTCGTGCAATGAGAATCCCACAGACGCCAAGAAGTGTTTGGGAAAGCAGGATTACCGACAGCCGCAGCCGTGATATCTTCTTCGTAGATGTTGCCCGCAGCTTGGGGATTGAGGCACGTATGGACTTTGTGGCATGGAAGATTCAATATAAGCAGGATGGCAAATGGGTGGATGTTGACTTTGACGCAGCAGCACAGCAGACTGCCAAGACTGGTAAGTTGGTACTGACTTTCACTCCTGATGGCTTCCTTGATGACCCTAAGTATTATAGCCATTTCTCTATCAGTAAGATTGTTTGCGGACAGACCTGGCTGATGAACTTTGACGAAGGACAGGTTGACATGGGTGGCGGTGCTACCTGGTCGAATACCTTTAAGAATGGTGCTACACTTGACGAGGGTACTTATATCCTCGTGACTGGTCAGCGTATGGCTGATGGTAGTGTACTTGCACACAGCCGTTTCTTCCAGATCGAACCTGATAAGACTACTACGCTGCCGCTTGATATCCGTCAGGAGAGCGAAGGGGTGAAGGTGATTGGTAGCTTCAACAGCGAGGACTTGTTTGACAAAGACGGTCAGAGCGTTTCTATCTTGAGCCAGACAGGACGCGGCTATTATGTTCTCGGTGTATTGGGTATTGGACAGGAACCAACCAATCATGCACTGCACGACATTGAGAAGATGAAGGACAAGCTCGACAAGTGGGGTCGTCCTTTCGTTCTGCTCTTCAAGAATGAGGCAGAAGCTAAGAAGTTCCAGGCACAGAAGGGTGAGTTCCCTAACCTGCCGGAAAAGACCATCTTCGGTATTGATAAGGACGGAACAATTCAGCAGGAGATTGCAAAAGAAATGAAACTGCGCAATACGGAACAGTTGCCAATCTTCATTATCGCTGATACCTTTAACCGCATTGTTTTCCTTTCTCAGGGATATACAATCGGATTGGGTGAGCAACTCGTAAAAACAAGTAGTAAACTTTAA
- a CDS encoding copper homeostasis protein CutC: MNRTDFEIEVCANSVESCIEAQNGGANRVELCMGIPEGGTTPSYGEIKMAREVLKETRLHVIIRNRGGDFLYTEQELQRMAMDIDLCREMGVDGVVFGCLTADGDIDLKGNEYLMSHAKGMSVTFHRAFDRCREPEKALEQLITLGFERILTSGQQPTAEEGIPLLQRLNQLSNGRIKIMAGCGVNEKNIARIRQETSVPAFHFSAREPQASRMTFSNPSVYMGAEGADEDTIMLTTERRVRKTIDALMGKMA; encoded by the coding sequence ATGAACCGAACTGATTTTGAGATAGAGGTATGTGCCAACAGCGTTGAAAGCTGCATCGAAGCACAGAATGGTGGGGCTAATCGCGTAGAGCTTTGCATGGGAATTCCAGAAGGTGGCACCACTCCATCTTATGGTGAGATAAAAATGGCGAGAGAAGTGTTGAAGGAAACACGTCTACATGTCATCATCCGGAACCGTGGAGGTGACTTCCTTTATACCGAACAAGAGCTTCAACGCATGGCTATGGATATTGATCTTTGCCGTGAGATGGGTGTGGATGGCGTTGTCTTTGGCTGTCTTACTGCCGATGGTGACATTGATTTGAAAGGCAATGAATATCTGATGTCTCACGCAAAAGGAATGAGCGTCACCTTCCATCGTGCCTTTGACCGCTGTCGTGAACCAGAGAAAGCCTTGGAACAGCTCATCACTCTTGGCTTTGAAAGAATACTTACTTCGGGGCAGCAGCCCACTGCTGAGGAAGGTATCCCCTTGCTTCAGCGATTGAACCAATTGTCAAACGGTCGTATAAAGATTATGGCTGGCTGTGGAGTGAACGAAAAGAACATCGCTCGCATACGCCAAGAGACAAGCGTTCCCGCCTTCCACTTCTCTGCTCGTGAACCACAAGCAAGTCGTATGACCTTCTCCAATCCTTCTGTCTATATGGGTGCTGAGGGCGCAGATGAAGACACAATTATGCTGACAACTGAGCGAAGAGTAAGAAAAACAATTGATGCATTGATGGGAAAGATGGCGTGA
- a CDS encoding MerR family transcriptional regulator — translation MAENPHKLYYSIKEVAQQINVTESLLRYWETEFPHLRPKTTGNRVRQYTEKDIEQIKVIYNLVKVRGFKIAAARKMLQENRSGADKSQKVMETLFSVRDQLKDLKKQLDGLV, via the coding sequence ATGGCAGAGAATCCGCATAAACTGTATTATTCTATCAAGGAAGTGGCACAGCAGATTAACGTTACGGAGAGTCTGTTGAGATACTGGGAGACCGAGTTTCCACACCTTCGTCCTAAGACGACGGGCAACCGTGTACGCCAATATACGGAGAAGGATATTGAGCAGATAAAGGTTATTTACAACCTCGTCAAGGTGCGTGGCTTCAAGATTGCTGCAGCTCGCAAAATGTTGCAGGAGAATAGAAGCGGTGCTGACAAGAGCCAGAAGGTTATGGAAACCCTCTTCTCTGTACGTGACCAGCTGAAAGACCTCAAGAAACAGTTGGACGGATTGGTATAA
- the alaS gene encoding alanine--tRNA ligase: MMTANEIRDSYLKFFESKGHVIVPSAPMVIKDDPTLMFTNAGMNQWKDIILGTKEPDPRRRSDSQKCLRVSGKHNDLEEVGRDAALSHHTMFEMLGNWSFGDYFKEGAIDYAYEYLVDVLHLDPKDLYVTVFEGDEAEGISRDDEAAGYWEKHFPKNHIVNGNKHDNFWEMGDTGPCGPCSEIHIDFRSEEEKAKVPGEELVNKDHPQVIEIWNIVFMQFNRKADGSLDPLKMHVIDTGMGFERLVRLMQGKNSNYDTDIFAPVIAEIERISGKKYNHTFPEGVNGEGVNEEQKVDIAMRVVADHLRAVAFSIADGQLPGNAKAGYVIRRILRRAVRYAYTFLGQKEAFMFKLLNVLVHEMGAAYPELTAQRELIGRVMKEEEDSFLRTLEKGIMLLNGAMDELKAHGKTELDGKEAFRLFDTYGFPLDLTELICAENGYTVDEKQFDEEMAQQKARARNAAAVENGDWEVLREGEQEFVGYDYTEYECHILRYRKVTQKKNSFYELVLDHTPFYGEMGGQVGDQGVLVSEEETVNVIDTKRENNQNVHIVKELPKNLEADFMACVDTDKRDASAANHTATHLLDYALKQVLGEHAEQKGSYVSPDTLRFDVSHFQKIIDEELRQVERLVNEMIRKDYPMDEHRDTPMEEAKKMGAVALFGEKYGDKVRVVRFGPSCEFCGGIHATSTGRIGFFKIVGESSVAAGVRRIEAMTGETCENAIYVLEDTLRDLKAMFNNAKDLKAVLAKFVEENDSIKKELESFRSQAVSRAAKSLVERVETVNGVNVVKAVLPVDPASAKDIVFKVREALPEKLVCVLGSVHDERPLLSIMLSDDMVKDHDLNAGKVIREAAKLIKGGGGGQPHYAQAGGKDAEGIRAAVDKVIELISL; encoded by the coding sequence ATGATGACAGCAAACGAAATCCGCGACTCATACTTAAAGTTCTTTGAGTCGAAGGGACATGTTATCGTACCGTCTGCCCCTATGGTTATCAAGGACGACCCTACGCTGATGTTCACTAATGCTGGTATGAACCAGTGGAAAGATATTATCCTTGGAACAAAGGAACCAGACCCTCGCCGCCGTTCTGACTCGCAGAAGTGCCTGCGTGTCAGTGGTAAGCACAACGACTTGGAAGAGGTGGGACGCGATGCAGCTCTCAGCCACCACACTATGTTTGAGATGTTGGGTAACTGGAGCTTCGGTGATTATTTCAAGGAAGGAGCGATTGATTATGCATACGAATACCTCGTTGACGTTCTCCATCTCGATCCAAAAGACCTTTATGTAACGGTTTTTGAGGGTGATGAGGCTGAGGGAATCTCACGTGATGACGAGGCAGCAGGCTACTGGGAGAAGCATTTCCCGAAGAACCATATTGTCAACGGAAACAAGCACGATAACTTCTGGGAGATGGGTGATACGGGTCCTTGCGGTCCTTGTTCAGAGATTCATATCGACTTCCGTTCAGAGGAAGAGAAGGCAAAGGTGCCTGGTGAGGAACTTGTAAACAAAGATCACCCACAGGTTATTGAAATCTGGAACATCGTGTTCATGCAGTTCAACCGTAAGGCTGACGGCAGTCTTGACCCGTTGAAGATGCATGTTATAGATACAGGTATGGGCTTTGAGCGTCTCGTTCGTCTCATGCAGGGCAAGAATTCCAACTATGATACGGACATCTTTGCACCTGTCATTGCCGAGATTGAGCGTATCTCTGGAAAGAAGTATAACCACACCTTCCCGGAGGGTGTTAATGGTGAGGGTGTCAACGAAGAACAGAAAGTGGATATTGCCATGCGTGTTGTTGCTGATCACCTGCGTGCAGTTGCTTTCTCCATTGCTGACGGTCAGCTTCCAGGCAATGCCAAGGCTGGTTACGTTATTCGTCGAATCCTTCGCCGTGCCGTGCGTTATGCTTATACCTTTCTCGGTCAGAAGGAAGCCTTTATGTTCAAGTTGCTTAACGTATTGGTACATGAGATGGGTGCTGCCTATCCTGAACTCACCGCACAGCGTGAGCTGATTGGCCGTGTGATGAAGGAAGAGGAAGATTCATTCCTCCGTACATTGGAAAAGGGTATCATGCTGCTTAATGGCGCGATGGACGAACTGAAGGCACATGGCAAGACTGAACTCGACGGTAAGGAGGCTTTCCGCCTTTTCGATACCTACGGTTTCCCACTCGACTTGACAGAGCTTATCTGTGCAGAGAATGGTTATACCGTTGATGAGAAGCAGTTCGACGAGGAGATGGCACAGCAGAAGGCACGTGCCCGCAATGCTGCTGCTGTTGAGAATGGCGACTGGGAAGTGCTGCGTGAAGGCGAACAGGAGTTTGTTGGCTATGACTATACAGAATACGAGTGCCACATCCTTCGCTACCGTAAGGTGACACAGAAGAAAAATAGTTTCTATGAACTTGTACTCGACCATACACCTTTCTACGGTGAAATGGGTGGACAGGTAGGCGATCAGGGTGTGCTCGTCAGCGAGGAAGAGACCGTGAACGTCATTGATACCAAGCGTGAGAACAATCAGAATGTACACATCGTTAAGGAACTTCCAAAGAACCTTGAGGCAGACTTCATGGCTTGTGTAGACACAGACAAGCGTGATGCTTCAGCAGCGAACCACACAGCAACCCACCTTCTCGACTATGCGCTGAAACAGGTTCTTGGTGAGCATGCAGAGCAGAAGGGTTCGTATGTAAGTCCTGATACCCTCCGTTTTGATGTTTCTCACTTCCAGAAGATTATAGATGAGGAACTCCGTCAGGTTGAAAGACTCGTTAATGAGATGATTCGTAAGGACTATCCAATGGACGAGCATCGTGATACTCCGATGGAGGAAGCTAAGAAGATGGGTGCAGTAGCCCTTTTCGGCGAGAAGTATGGCGACAAGGTTCGTGTTGTTCGCTTCGGTCCAAGCTGTGAGTTCTGTGGTGGTATTCATGCCACATCAACAGGTCGTATCGGTTTCTTCAAGATTGTTGGTGAGAGCAGTGTGGCTGCTGGTGTACGCCGTATTGAGGCTATGACTGGTGAAACCTGCGAAAACGCTATCTATGTTCTTGAAGATACTTTGCGCGACTTGAAGGCAATGTTCAACAATGCCAAGGATCTCAAGGCAGTCCTTGCAAAGTTTGTTGAAGAGAATGATAGTATTAAGAAGGAGCTTGAGAGCTTCCGTTCTCAGGCTGTCAGCCGTGCTGCAAAGTCGTTGGTAGAGCGTGTTGAGACTGTCAATGGTGTGAACGTTGTAAAGGCTGTATTGCCTGTTGATCCAGCATCGGCAAAGGATATCGTCTTCAAGGTACGTGAGGCATTGCCAGAGAAGCTCGTTTGCGTGCTTGGTTCCGTACATGACGAGCGTCCTCTGCTGTCAATTATGCTCAGCGATGATATGGTAAAAGATCACGACTTGAATGCGGGTAAGGTTATCCGTGAGGCTGCCAAGCTCATCAAGGGTGGCGGGGGCGGTCAGCCACACTATGCTCAGGCAGGTGGTAAGGATGCTGAAGGCATTAGAGCAGCAGTAGATAAAGTGATTGAATTGATCAGCTTGTAA
- a CDS encoding rhodanese-like domain-containing protein, whose product MKVVKLITAILAVFGISMGTTAQNVYDNADVNRFEQIIKSDSVQLLDVRRADEYAEGHISGSLNINVLDSTFLAKALSQLDKNRPCAVYCRSGKRSAMAASLLAQEGFTVTNLLGGIIAWTKADKKTVKE is encoded by the coding sequence ATGAAGGTCGTAAAGTTAATTACAGCCATTTTGGCAGTATTTGGAATAAGCATGGGTACCACGGCGCAGAATGTTTATGATAACGCCGATGTCAATCGTTTCGAGCAGATTATCAAGTCTGACTCTGTTCAGTTACTCGATGTCCGTAGAGCGGATGAGTATGCCGAAGGACATATCTCTGGTTCATTAAATATCAACGTATTGGATTCAACCTTTCTTGCAAAGGCTCTTTCACAGCTTGACAAGAACCGTCCTTGCGCTGTTTATTGTCGTTCGGGGAAACGTTCTGCCATGGCTGCTTCACTGCTTGCACAGGAGGGTTTTACGGTCACTAATCTTTTGGGTGGCATCATTGCCTGGACAAAGGCGGATAAAAAGACCGTGAAGGAATAA
- the rsfS gene encoding ribosome silencing factor codes for MEETKKLVELVTKGIQDKKGHGIVIADLSEIDGTICRYFVICQGNSSQQVEAIAESVGDYVRETIGEKPINCVGLGNAQWVAIDYADVIVHIFLPETRQFYDIEHLWEDAKLTYLPDID; via the coding sequence ATGGAAGAGACAAAGAAATTAGTAGAGCTGGTTACAAAGGGAATTCAAGATAAAAAAGGACATGGCATAGTTATTGCAGACCTGTCGGAGATCGATGGTACTATCTGCCGCTATTTCGTTATCTGTCAGGGAAACTCCTCACAACAGGTAGAAGCCATTGCCGAATCAGTGGGCGACTATGTTCGTGAAACTATCGGCGAGAAGCCTATCAACTGTGTAGGACTTGGCAATGCCCAGTGGGTGGCAATTGATTATGCGGACGTTATCGTCCACATCTTCCTCCCTGAGACACGTCAGTTTTATGACATAGAACACCTTTGGGAAGATGCCAAATTGACCTATCTGCCAGATATAGACTGA
- the ftsH gene encoding ATP-dependent zinc metalloprotease FtsH produces MDNSKPNNKPNMPKFNMNWLYIFVIIALGVVFFAGGNGLMASSAGIDKDYTTFKQYIAKGYATKVVVNRSDNTLRMYVSPDHIRDIFKQGTQEVGKSPYVTVEIGSVDKVETFLDQAVAQKKIASYSYENKSGNTFLDILGSIAPWIFFFGIWYFLMRRMSGGAGGGGGVFSVGKSKAKLYEKANEMGITFKDVAGQTGAKQEVQEIVEFLKNPKKYTDLGGKIPKGALLVGPPGTGKTLLAKAVAGEAAVPFFSMSGSDFVEMFVGVGASRVRDVFHQAKEKSPCIIFIDEIDAVGRARSKNPAMGGNDERENTLNALLTEMDGFGTNSGVIVLAATNRVDMLDKALLRAGRFDRQIHVDLPDLPERKEIFLVHMRNLKLEKNLDIDLLARQTPGFSGADIANVCNEAALIAARHDSTEVTKQDFLDAVDRIIGGLEKKTKILTADEKRTIALHEAGHATISWFCEHAHPLVKVSIVPRGQALGAAWYLPEERPITTKEQMLDEMCSLLGGRAAEELFTGHISTGAINDLERATKSAYGMIAYAGMSEKLPNICYYNNDEYNFQKPYSDTTAKTIDEEVLNMINGQYERAKQILTENKEGHNRLAQLLVEREVIMAEDVEKIFGKRPWVSRTQELLEQEEKSQPKLEDMPEEVKQAQAEHEARIAKEGSDKVSDL; encoded by the coding sequence ATGGACAATTCAAAACCCAACAACAAGCCGAATATGCCGAAATTCAATATGAATTGGCTCTACATATTCGTAATCATTGCCCTCGGAGTAGTATTCTTTGCCGGGGGGAATGGACTTATGGCGTCAAGCGCAGGTATAGACAAGGACTATACCACATTCAAGCAATACATTGCCAAAGGGTATGCCACGAAGGTCGTTGTCAACAGAAGCGACAACACGCTCCGCATGTATGTCAGCCCCGACCACATACGTGACATCTTCAAACAGGGCACCCAGGAAGTGGGCAAGTCTCCTTATGTCACCGTAGAGATTGGTTCTGTTGATAAAGTTGAGACCTTTCTCGACCAGGCTGTAGCCCAGAAGAAAATCGCCAGCTACAGTTATGAGAACAAGTCAGGTAACACTTTCCTTGACATTCTTGGCTCAATCGCACCATGGATATTCTTCTTCGGCATCTGGTACTTCCTTATGCGCCGCATGAGTGGTGGTGCCGGAGGCGGCGGAGGTGTGTTCAGTGTGGGCAAGTCCAAGGCAAAGCTGTATGAGAAAGCTAACGAAATGGGCATTACCTTCAAAGACGTTGCCGGGCAGACTGGTGCAAAGCAGGAGGTACAAGAGATTGTTGAGTTCTTGAAGAATCCAAAGAAATATACCGATCTTGGTGGTAAGATTCCCAAGGGAGCACTGCTTGTCGGACCTCCGGGAACAGGTAAGACCCTTCTGGCAAAGGCTGTTGCAGGTGAGGCGGCTGTACCATTCTTCTCCATGAGCGGCTCAGACTTCGTTGAAATGTTCGTCGGTGTCGGTGCCAGCCGCGTGCGTGATGTATTCCATCAGGCTAAGGAGAAGTCACCTTGTATCATCTTCATTGATGAGATTGATGCCGTTGGCCGTGCCCGTTCAAAGAACCCTGCAATGGGCGGAAATGACGAGCGTGAGAATACACTCAACGCCCTTCTGACCGAGATGGACGGCTTCGGAACAAACTCTGGTGTCATCGTTCTTGCAGCAACGAACCGTGTTGATATGCTCGACAAGGCACTTCTTCGTGCCGGACGTTTCGACCGTCAGATACATGTTGACCTGCCTGACCTGCCTGAACGTAAGGAGATATTCCTCGTCCACATGCGCAATCTGAAGCTGGAGAAGAACCTCGACATCGACCTCCTCGCTCGTCAGACACCGGGCTTCTCAGGTGCTGATATTGCCAATGTATGTAACGAAGCTGCCCTCATCGCAGCCCGTCATGACAGCACAGAGGTGACAAAACAGGACTTCCTTGACGCTGTTGACCGTATTATCGGCGGTCTGGAAAAGAAGACAAAGATATTGACAGCTGACGAGAAGCGCACCATTGCCCTTCATGAAGCAGGTCACGCAACCATCAGCTGGTTCTGCGAGCATGCTCACCCATTGGTTAAGGTGAGCATCGTACCACGTGGACAGGCACTCGGTGCAGCATGGTATCTGCCAGAAGAGCGTCCTATCACGACCAAGGAACAGATGCTTGACGAGATGTGTTCACTGCTTGGTGGACGTGCTGCAGAAGAACTCTTCACAGGTCATATCTCAACAGGTGCTATCAACGACCTTGAGCGTGCGACCAAGAGTGCATATGGAATGATTGCCTACGCAGGTATGAGTGAGAAGTTGCCAAACATCTGCTATTACAACAATGATGAGTATAACTTCCAGAAGCCATACTCTGATACGACTGCCAAGACCATCGACGAGGAAGTCCTGAACATGATTAACGGACAGTATGAGCGTGCGAAGCAGATTCTGACCGAGAACAAAGAGGGGCATAACCGTCTGGCACAGCTACTCGTTGAGCGTGAGGTAATCATGGCAGAAGACGTTGAGAAGATATTCGGCAAGCGTCCGTGGGTCAGCCGTACACAGGAATTACTGGAGCAAGAAGAGAAGTCTCAGCCCAAACTGGAGGACATGCCAGAGGAGGTTAAGCAGGCACAAGCAGAGCACGAAGCAAGAATCGCTAAAGAAGGCAGCGACAAGGTCAGTGATTTATAA